One stretch of Centroberyx gerrardi isolate f3 chromosome 13, fCenGer3.hap1.cur.20231027, whole genome shotgun sequence DNA includes these proteins:
- the LOC139913993 gene encoding uncharacterized protein LOC139913993, with the protein MACPLSLSSLGLLVPPLRVMSAVMWEVVRLRNIKHYGKVEEFVSLVTEAIPDILTNRQMRLLTLGLRAKMTLQLLSSEHSEDLRSVKTHLDSLQPSCLKQVHTGNEALEANFVRLVQRLLEDPEGREHFLKNVFPVEYGPDFDTALETLVCEFFTRLEKLLPIPDFKQTAEWISDTPSMLEEYMQCLSKAEDLKVLLRSKKCVGKLAKIDASAPCPSEHRLFTSLSLAPSLRETNSSYQTVDHSDPEACSDYESTADVGVEASTERSENQRESEEISLQETQNRKTTGEKRSEGVADLHIVVYDDQASASSLAPSTSSDCPVSCSSMIGPPRQRVAHKCAQCGKCFIYRYELLEHQRLHTGENPYKCSQCGKAFRRTSDLSTHRRTQCTKAAYICIKCGNGFESIQDKFRHQCIQQVQKFDCPQCGKSFKKMYLLGKHQLTHTQNRIFKCRQCGEAYPSMSELRAHQRIHPPEQSNQCMQCGKFFSSVACLTAHELRHNQQRTQICMRCGKAFKNKHDLNLHMRSHTGERPFQCTYCGKRFSVSGNLNIHIRTHTGEKPYLCADCGKAFVSAGELQIHRRTHTGEKPYKCTVCGRGFTMASKVTLHMRVHTGERPYVCSECGKGFSRGSELKKHTMNHSGVRPYACQLCAKTYTCLNHLKRHLKTHSVAQAHSI; encoded by the exons ATGG CGTGTCCCCTTTCCCTGTCCTCGTTGGGGCTCCTGGTTCCACCGCTGCGGGTGATGTCCGCTGTGATGTGGGAAGTGGTTCGTCTGAGAAACATAAAGCATTATGGGAAAGTGGAGGAGTTTGTCTCCTTGGTAACTGAAGCCATCCCTGACATcttgacaaacagacagatgagaCTGCTCACTCTGGGCTTGAGAGCAAAG ATGACTTTACAGCTGTTGAGTTCTGAACACTCAGAGGATCTCAGAAGCGTTAAAACACACCTAGACAGCCTTCAGCCATCCTGCTTAAAACAG GTTCATACGGGGAATGAAGCTCTTGAGGCTAACTTTGTCAGGCTTGTTCAGAGACTTCTGGAAGACCCAGAAGGGAGAGAACACTTCCTCAAG AATGTCTTTCCTGTGGAGTACGGCCCGGACTTTGACACAGCACTGGAGACTCTAGTTTGTGAGTTCTTCACCCGACTGGAGAAGCTGCTGCCAATACCAGACTTCAAGCAG ACTGCAGAGTGGATCAGCGATACACCTTCCATGCTAGAAGAGTACATGCAGTGTTTATCCAAAGCGGAAGACCTCAAAGTGCTGCTCAGAAGCAAGAAGTGCGTTGGTAAATTGGCCAAGATAGATGCAAGTG CCCCCTGTCCCTCAGAGCATCGGCTCTTCACGTCATTATCCCTCGCTCCTTCGCTGAGAGAGACCAACTCATCCTACCAGACTGTTGATCACAGTGATCCAGAAGCCTGTTCTGACTATGAGAGCACTGCAGATGTGGGAGTGGAAGCTAGCACAGAACGGTCTGAAAACCAAAGAGAATCTGAGGAGATTTCTCTTCAGgaaacacagaacagaaaaacaacGGGAGAAAAGCGCAGCGAAGGTGTCGCCGATCTTCACATCGTGGTGTATGATGACCAAGCCTCAGCCAGCTCCCTAGCTCCTTCTACATCTTCCGACTGTCCTGTGTCCTGCAGCTCGATGATCGGCCCCCCACGGCAGCGAGTCGCACACAAATGTGCTCAGTGCGGGAAATGCTTCATTTACCGCTATGAACTCCTGGAGCACCAGAGGCTGCACACAGGAGAAAACCCTTACAAGTGCTCTCAGTGTGGAAAGGCCTTCAGGAGGACCTCAGACCTGTCCACTCACAGGCGGACCCAGTGCACAAAAGCAGCTTACATTTGCATCAAATGTGGCAACGGCTTTGAATCTATACAGGACAAGTTTAGACACCAGTGCATCCAGCAGGTCCAAAAGTTTGACTGTCCCCAGTGCGGAAAAAGCTTCAAGAAGATGTACTTGCTGGGTAAGCACCAGCTCACTCACACCCAGAACCGTATTTTCAAGTGCAGACAGTGTGGGGAAGCGTACCCCAGTATGAGCGAGCTGAGAGCCCACCAGAGGATCCATCCCCCCGAACAGTCCAATCAGTGCATGCAGTGCGGGAAATTCTTCAGTTCTGTGGCATGTTTGACGGCCCACGAACTGCGTCACAATCAGCAGAGAACACAAATTTGCATGCGCTGCGGCAAAGCTTTCAAGAACAAACACGACCTGAATCTTCACATGCGCAGTCACACAGGCGAGAGGCCGTTTCAGTGCACGTACTGTGGGAAACGTTTCTCCGTGTCGGGGAACCTGAACATACACATAAGGACCCACACCGGGGAGAAACCGTATCTGTGCGCTGACTGCGGCAAGGCTTTCGTTTCAGCCGGCGAGCTGCAGATTCACAGACGCACCCACACGGGGGAAAAGCCATACAAATGCACCGTGTGCGGGAGAGGATTCACCATGGCGAGCAAAGTGACGCTTCATATGCGCGTTCACACCGGGGAACGGCCTTATGTCTGCTCTGAATGTGGGAAAGGGTTTTCACGTGGCAGTGAATTGAAAAAGCATACAATGAACCATTCAGGGGTTAGACCGTATGCTTGTCAGTTATGTGCAAAGACTTATACGTGCCTCAATCACCTGAAGAGGCATCTGAAAACTCACAGTGTTGCCCAAGCCCACTCTATTTGA
- the LOC139913992 gene encoding uncharacterized protein LOC139913992: MNDMEFSVPLSSLGLLVPPLRLMSAVMWEVVRQRNIKHYGKLEEFVSMVTDAVPELMSKREGRLLSLGLRARTTLELLRSEHPEDLKAVETHLDRIRSSCIEETNDTVIEAPEANFMKLVQGLIEDTDGREHFLKNVFPVEYGPDFDTALETLVCEFFTRLEELLPIPDFKQTASWISAAPSVLEEYMQCVSNGDDLKFLLQSKQCHGKLAKSGVAPFQSDDLLVPSLSLPPSLEVAIASHPSACDDENNDVPQIVMFDEELTTNSQVPSTSTDFPESPKRNVVSSPRRRQQPGMHKCPECDKCFKHHSVLIEHQRVHSGLQPYNCSECGRAFRTATLLAGHRLRKCKNAAYLCIKCGNSFPTSLEKFRHQCPKRGRNYDCAHCGKSFQRSSCLKEHLLTHVQSRLFKCSHCGEGFPGIGELKYHQQIDHDKPYQCKQCGKSFISSKCLTKHQQRHEEAGEMETGKLMSGSKHKKSSSVHRTSSTSISRKTSVKAAYPRGRVTHNCPQCGRSFKYRFEFLEHQRFHTAVKPYKCSQCGKAFRTEAHLSGHRKRKCKNASHICTKCGCQFRSLHERVRHQCVQLLTKYECSHCGKTFKMAHLLRNHQMSEHQLPYSPNHRFRCRYCDETFPGISELKYHQRVDHEKPYQCQECGKSFLSEKCLTNHEMRHNDDRPENCLVCNRGFRNRYDLKQHMRTHTGERPYQCTHCSQCFSTAGGLRSHTRVHTGEKPHVCPDCGKAFSQMGAMRTHRLTHTGERPFKCTVCGKGFTMAHKVTVHMRVHTGERPYVCSQCGKAFSDGSVLKQHMLNHSGVRPYHCQICPKTYTCLNHLRRHLKSHSNMN; the protein is encoded by the exons ATGAACGACATGG AATTCAGCGTTCCCTTGTCTTCTCTGGGACTCCTGGTTCCACCACTACGGCTGATGTCAGCGGTGATGTGGGAAGTGGTACGCCAGAGGAACATAAAGCACTATGGGAAACTGGAAGAGTTTGTGTCCATGGTAACAGATGCAGTTCCTGAACTTATGAGCAAAAGAGAAGGGAGACTACTCTCATTGGGCTTGAGAGCGAGG ACAACTCTTGAACTGTTGCGTTCTGAACACCCTGAAGATCTCAAGGCCGTTGAGACCCACCTGGACAGAATCCGATCATCTTGCATAGAAGAG ACAAATGATACCGTCATTGAAGCACCTGAAGCAAACTTCATGAAGCTGGTGCAAGGCCTCATCGAGGACACTGATGGAAGAGAACATTTCCTTAAG AATGTGTTTCCGGTGGAGTACGGCCCTGACTTTGATACAGCACTGGAGACTCTAGTTTGTGAGTTCTTCACCCgactggaggagctgctgccaATACCAGACTTCAAGCAG ACTGCATCCTGGATCAGTGCTGCCCCCTCTGTCCTAGAGGAGTACATGCAGTGTGTCTCGAATGGAGATGACCTCAAATTTCTTCTCCAGAGCAAACAGTGCCATGGGAAGTTGGCTAAGAGCGGTGTCG CTCCGTTTCAGTCAGACGATCTCCTCgttccctccctgtctcttccGCCCTCGTTGGAAGTGGCCATCGCTTCCCACCCGAGTGCTTGTGACGACGAAAATAACGATGTTCCTCAGATTGTCATGTTTGATGAAGAACTGACGACGAACTCTCAAGTTCCTTCCACCTCAACTGACTTTCCTGAATCACCCAAAAGGAATGTTGTCTCGTCGCCTCGGCGGAGACAGCAGCCAGGAATGCATAAATGCCCAGAGTGTGACAAGTGCTTCAAGCATCACTCTGTCCTCATCGAACACCAGAGAGTCCATAGTGGGCTGCAGCCTTACAACTGCTCAGAGTGCGGGAGGGCTTTCAGAACGGCCACTCTGCTGGCTGGTCACAGGCTACGCAAATGCAAAAATGCTGCGTATCTGTGCATTAAATGTGGGAACAGTTTTCCAACATCACTGGAGAAATTCAGACACCAGTGCCCAAAACGGGGCCGGAACTATGACTGTGCGCACTGCGGAAAGAGTTTCCAAAGGTCGAGCTGCCTGAAGGAGCACTTGCTAACTCATGTCCAAAGCCGCCTTTTCAAGTGTAGCCATTGTGGGGAGGGTTTTCCGGGAATTGGTGAACTGAAGTATCATCAGCAGATAGATCACGACAAGCCCTATCAGTGTAAGCAATGTGGAAAGAGCTTCATCTCCTCCAAGTGTTTGACCAAACATCAGCAGCGCCACGAGGAGGCCGGTGAAATGGAGACCGGCAAATTAATGAGTGGAAGTAAACATAAGAAAAGTAGCTCTGTGCATCGGACTTCCTCCACATCTATATCCAGGAAAACCTCTGTCAAAGCCGCCTACCCACGTGGACGAGTCACCCATAACTGTCCGCAGTGCGGACGGAGCTTTAAGTATCGTTTTGAATTTCTCGAACACCAGAGGTTCCACACTGCGGTGAAGCCTTACAAATGCTCTCAGTGTGGCAAAGCCTTCCGAACAGAGGCTCACCTGTCGGGGCACAGGAAAAGAAAGTGCAAGAATGCTTCCCATATTTGCACCAAGTGCGGGTGCCAGTTCAGATCTCTACATGAACGCGTCAGACACCAGTGTGTGCAACTGCTGACAAAATATGAGTGTTCTCATTGCGGAAAGACCTTCAAGATGGCTCACCTGCTGAGGAACCACCAGATGAGCGAGCACCAGCTTCCCTATAGCCCAAATCATCGCTTCAGGTGCAGATACTGTGACGAGACCTTCCCCGGGATCAGCGAGCTGAAGTACCACCAGAGGGTTGATCATGAGAAACCCTACCAGTGCCAGGAATGCGGCAAGAGCTTCCTGTCTGAAAAATGCCTCACGAACCACGAGATGCGCCACAACGACGACAGACCAGAAAATTGTCTCGTCTGCAATCGCGGTTTCAGAAACCGCTACGACCTGAAGCAACACATGCGCACTCACACGGGAGAACGGCCTTACCAGTGCACTCACTGTTCACAGTGTTTCTCCACCGCAGGAGGACTGAGGAGTCACACCAGGGTTCATACAGGGGAGAAGCCGCACGTTTGCCCAGACTGCGGTAAGGCTTTCTCCCAGATGGGCGCGATGCGCACCCATAGGCTCACCCACACGGGAGAGAGGCCGTTCAAGTGCACCGTGTGCGGCAAGGGATTTACTATGGCACACAAAGTTACTGTTCACATGCGTGTGCATACCGGAGAGCGGCCTTACGTGTGCTCTCAGTGTGGGAAAGCTTTCTCAGATGGCAGCGTGCTGAAGCAGCACATGCTGAACCACTCAGGGGTGAGACCTTACCACTGCCAGATCTGTCCCAAGACTTATACCTGTCTGAACCACCTGAGGAGGCACTTAAAAAGCCACTCTAACATGAACTGA
- the col6a1 gene encoding collagen alpha-1(VI) chain, producing the protein METLRVLLALLCVLVGAQAQVPRPRFAECPVDLFFVLDTSESVALRQNPPNFYIDQIKDFTKRFIDELKDMRHPCDRYLTWNSGALHYSDEIILVRELTDIATERQALKNDIDTIKYIGKGTHTDCAIKRGLAELLVGGSHYHDNKYIVVVTDGHPITGYKEPCGGVQEAANEARQHGVKVFAVAISPDQEDTRLSVIATDQNYRQNFTAADESRSTKMGTIHTIIDMITNETKDVCCSFDCSAPGGPKGPDGDKGSMGETGRPGMPGEKGDIGNVGSVGDPGPVGYRGMKGDRGGRGDKGERGHKGYKGDKGQRGTDGTDGRKGEAGFPGLPGCKGSPGSDGLQGEPGPKGDPGPYGQKGTKGDSGRDGELGRPGNFGPLGSKGDRGPRGANGDKGERGDDGAPGPDGPRGDRGQAGEKGEQGSRGNRGPRGEGGEPGPRGEQGREGSSGPNGEPGEPGRAGSPGYRGDEGSPGPEGAKGPRGIKGAPGDRGQMGERGEDGVQGNGTSGCHGFQGYPGPRGDPGEPGGKGTPGPKGDDGEPGEPGTDNDLPGNPGPKGAKGHRGPEGRAGPPGPPGPPGTDECEILDIIMKLCSCCECKCGPLDLAFIVDSSESIGASNFALAKDFIITVIDRLMKDQQIKFGFNDSRVGVVQYSGSQAQEAVQLGDPDIQTLNELKHRVRGLTWLAEATYTGEALQYSLTNMISRLKQENRVVLVLTDGRSDISRDKVPLNTLCGKGIRVGGLGVKDYSGRQPNQEQLEDVVCKSDQDKPGFSFVLDNFAELLDDTFLQNLTTSICQDKKCPDYKCPITFSGDTDIVVMMDSSASVGQKNFETSKAFVRRLSERFLTAERRGRAAVRVAVGQYSRTPRMEQELTTNLTQLVFRVDEAAFQNDGTSVTEAMSFALQRFEGRGDSSGNRKKKLVLFSDGRSQGVTEAVLEKRVRQVTDAGVELFVISVGNQVSEVNLRTLVSKGRQDDVTYAQRHLFRVPDYPSLLRGVFHQTVSRRVSLP; encoded by the exons ATGGAGACTCTCAGAGTTCTCCTCGCGCTGCTGTGCGTCTTGGTTGGAGCGCAAGCGCAGGTCCCGAGACCCCGGTTTGCGG AGTGTCCTGTCGACCTGTTCTTCGTACTGGACACATCGGAGAGTGTCGCCCTCAGACAGAACCCTCCCAACTTTTACATTGACCAGATCAAAGACTTCACCAAGCGCTTCATAGATGAACTGAAGGACAt GCGCCACCCGTGTGACCGCTACCTGACGTGGAACTCGGGAGCGCTGCACTACAGTGACGAGATCATCCTCGTCCGAGAGCTGACCGACATCGCCACTGAACGGCAGGCGCTGAAGAACGACATCGATACCATCAAGTACATCGGCAAGGGCACACACACCGACTGCGCCATCAAGAGAGGCCTTGCCGAGCTGCTCGTCGG GGGTTCCCACTACCACGACAACAAATACATAGTAGTAGTGACTGATGGCCATCCTATTACTGGGTACAAGGAGCCATGCGGAGGCGTGCAGGAGGCCGCCAATGAAGCCAGGCAACACGGGGTTAAAGTGTTTGCTGTGGCCATCTCACCTGACCAGGag GACACCAGGCTGTCAGTTATTGCCACAGACCAGAACTACAGACAGAACTTCACTGCTGCAGACGAGTCCAGGTCTACCAAGATGGGAACCATTCACACCATCATCGATATGATC aCAAATGAGACAAAGGATGTG tgctGCTCTTTCGACTGCAGT GCTCCAGGAGGGCCCAAAGGACCAGACGGAGACAAAGGCTCCATG ggagagacaggtagaccAGGGATGccaggagagaaaggagatatTGGAAACGTC GGAAGTGTTGGAGATCCTGGACCTGTTGGTTACCGTGGAATGAAG GGAGACCGAGGTGGCAGAGGAGACAAG GGTGAAAGAGGACACAAAGGCTACAAG ggaGACAAAGGTCAAAGGGGAACGGATGGAACTGATGGACGTAAG GGTGAAGCCGGTTTCCCTGGCCTTCCCGGCTGTAAAGGTTCCCCCGGATCAGAC GGCCTGCAGGGAGAGCCTGGTCCAAAGGGAGACCCCGGTCCTTATGGACAAAAAGGAACTAAA GGAGATTCTGGACGAGACGGCGAACTGGGACGGCCTGGGAACTTCGGCCCGCTGGGATCCAAG GGCGATCGGGGCCCTCGCGGAGCCAATGGGGACAAAGGAGAGCGCGGCGATGAT GGCGCACCCGGACCGGATGGGCCTCGCGGAGACAGA GGACAAgctggagagaagggggagCAGGGTTCCCGTGGAAACAGAGGtccgagaggagaggga GGGGAGCCCGGACCCCGCggagagcaggggagggagggctcATCTGGCCCCAACGGAGAAcca GGCGAGCCTGGCAGGGCCGGGTCTCCTGGCtacagaggagatgaaggatCACCTGGACCAGAG GGAGCCAAAGGACCAAGAGGAATCAAAGGAGCTCCAGGAGACCGAGGCCAGATgggggagagg GGAGAAGATGGTGTCCAGGGAAACGGAACGTCAGGTTGCCACGGCTTCCAG GGTTACCCTGGGCCACGCGGAGACCCCGGTGAGCCG GGTGGCAAGGGAACACCCGGACCCAAAGGAGACGACGGAGAGCCCGGAGAGCCAGGCACCGAT aacGACCTTCCGGGGAATCCAGGACCTAAAGGGGCCAAAGGTCACAGGGGACCTGAGGGCAGAGCG ggaCCTCCTGGGCCTCCCGGACCACCAGGAACTGAT GAATGTGAAATTCTGGATATCATCATGAAGCTCTGCT CTTGTTGTG aGTGTAAGTGCGGACCTCTGGACCTGGCCTTCATTGTGGACAGTTCAGAGAGTATCGGTGCCTCCAACTTTGCTCTTGCCAAAGACTTCATCATCACCGTCATCGACAGACTGATGAAAGACCAGCAGATCAAG tTTGGATTTAATGACTCCAGGGTGGGCGTAGTCCAGTACAGCGGTTCACAAGCCCAAGAAGCCGTGCAACTGGGCGACCCCGACATCCAGACCCTCAACGAACTTAAGCA tAGGGTGAGAGgcctgacctggctggctgaggCCACCTACACAGGCGAGGCCCTGCAGTACTCTCTGACCAACATGATCAGCCGCCTGAAGCAGGAGAACCGAGTCGTCCTGGTTCTCACCGACGGCCGCTCCGACATCTCCAGGGACAAAGTTCCCCTCAACACCCTGTGCGGAAAAGGCATCCGG GTGGGCGGTTTAGGAGTGAAGGACTACTCAGGCCGGCAGCCCAaccaggagcagctggaggacgtggtGTGTAAGAGCGACCAGGACAAACCTGGCTTCTCCTTCGTCCTGGACAACTTCGCCGAGCTGCTGGACGACACCTTCCTGCAGAACCTCACCACCAGCATCTGCCaag ATAAGAAGTGCCCAGACTACAAATGTCCAA tcaCCTTCTCCGGTGACACCGACATCGTGGTGATGATGGACAGCTCTGCCAGCGTGGGCCAGAAGAACTTCGAGACCAGCAAGGCGTTCGTCCGCCGCCTGTCCGAGCGCTTCCTGACGGCCGAGCGGAGGGGCCGCGCCGCCGTGCGAGTGGCCGTGGGCCAGTACAGCCGGACGCCCCGCATGGAGCAGGAGCTGACCACCAACCTCACCCAGCTGGTCTTCCGCGTCGACGAGGCCGCCTTCCAGAACGACGGCACCTCCGTGACGGAGGCCATGAGCTTCGCCCTGCAGCGCTTCGAGGGCCGCGGCGACTCATCGGGCAACAGGAAGAAGAAGCTGGTGCTGTTCTCGGACGGCAGGTCTCAGGGCGTCACCGAGGCCGTGCTGGAGAAGCGCGTGCGGCAGGTGACCGACGCCGGCGTGGAGCTCTTCGTCATCTCCGTGGGCAACCAGGTCAGCGAGGTTAACCTGCGCACCCTGGTGAGCAAGGGGCGGCAGGACGACGTCACCTACGCCCAGCGCCACCTGTTCCGCGTCCCGGACTACCCCTCTCTGCTGCGCGGGGTCTTCCACCAAACCGTCTCCCGCAGGGTGTCCCTGCCCTGA